In one Magallana gigas chromosome 7, xbMagGiga1.1, whole genome shotgun sequence genomic region, the following are encoded:
- the LOC105325112 gene encoding HMG box-containing protein 4 isoform X2, whose product MMASKRKREDDFEYAPSSAKMSKNEDSSSVSRSGRARKKPARFLDQDEGDEGSPETQEVETKPVPVEIQVLKSSPNLLTAPPQIISSTPQLIMAAPQIISADSQLISNPTQLISVAPQSVNTAPQLISSIPQLISSAPQLITSISQLINTSPQLIASSPQVISGTPQMIVSPESIIQPKIESSDTPKQSRVRKKSAKVIEMEEFEKAEKVKSTKKMQKVGSPEFSTLTASTAAGGIQPQILQAANIQLNLMNALNTSTSTDVQSSLLAHLRKNPQLVRVVDDQKLGSIKTEPMLVSGPFVSPGEAVMGDQIGSVKDEPIDTVDPNILLPQSAPGSALLTHLTKMAQQEGNVSPTKSPPKKKTPKAKTVKEEPVTSMAGDSQSKSVIKMLLNKPAQFSEPVISTQTLSQINSPVSDKNVKKPVRLKLSTESTPVSQIGPAGDASYGHAAPTAITGSMDTGRPSTSSVGMDIKKKIKKTKRKQSVSILDEEDDDDEEYDEEEDDDDDDLMEDDLDDNDDEMDWEFETQDGNLIIADETPKKSTKKTPPSKKKGKKDENQSNSGAGKEKKGPKEKKRKRLTAYTMWCNSVRYKVLNENPGIDFAQLSRRLGEIWQSVPAKDKMAWKRKAKREARKLLGKGLLITTGKGGGSSQSQTSVSGAQAVPSSSTTPPPIYHPPIRHHSGKHHSSNNSTATVSAAKLQEDQSGSPSKMLGIDPIDTAAHLKLVGDSLSIIGIRLQEHRGLIAVQGSLSVLLDSLLCAVGPLMCLTTQVPELNGCSAKTHTRVLDNIAYIMPGL is encoded by the exons ATGATGGCAAGcaaaagaaagagagaagaTGATTTTGAATACGCGCCATCGTCAGCTAAGATGAGCAAAAATGAAGACA GTTCCAGTGTCTCAAGGTCTGGTCGAGCTAGGAAAAAACCAGCCCGGTTTTTGGACCAAGATGAGGGAGACGAAGGTTCCCCAGAGACTCAAGAGGTGGAAACAAAACCAGTGCCTGTGGAGATTCAGGTCCTGAAGTCCAGCCCCAACCTCCTAACAGCCCCGCCTCAGATAATCTCCTCTACACCTCAACTCATCATGGCTGCTCCCCAGATCATCAGTGCAGACTCTCAGCTCATCAGTAATCCTACACAGTTGATCAGTGTGGCTCCTCAGTCAGTCAACACAGCTCCTCAGTTGATCAGCTCCATTCCTCAGCTCATCAGCTCTGCTCCTCAGTTGATTACTTCAATTTCTCAGTTGATCAATACTTCTCCACAATTAATTGCCTCCTCGCCGCAAGTAATTTCTGGCACCCCTCAGATGATAGTGTCTCCAGAGTCAATCATCCAACCAAAAATAGAATCATCAGACACCCCAAAGCAATCCAGG GTCAGGAAGAAATCTGCCAAAGTGATAGAAATGGAGGAATTTGAAAAGGCAGAAAAGGTCAAATCCACTAAAAAGATGCAGAAAGTTGGCAGTCCAGAATTCAGCACACTTACGGCATCTACAGCTGCTGGAGGGATACAGCCTCAGATCCTACAGGCTGCCAACATACAGTTGAATCTCATGAATGCTTTGAATACATCAACATCCACTGATGTTCAGTCCTCGCTCCTCGCACACTTGAGAAAAAACCCTCAGCTGGTAAGAGTTGTTGATGACCAGAAACTCGGATCCATCAAGACAGAACCAATGCTGGTTTCCGGCCCATTTGTAAGCCCTGGTGAGGCTGTGATGGGGGACCAGATTGGCAGTGTGAAAGATGAACCAATAGACACAGTAGATCCCAATATCCTATTGCCTCAGTCTGCCCCTGGCTCAGCCCTACTCACACATCTGACTAAAATGGCTCAACAGGAGGGCAATGTATCACCAACTAAATCCCCACCAAAGAAGAAAACGCCCAAAGCCAAAACTGTGAAAGAAGAACCTGTGACAAGCATGGCTGGGGATTCACAGAGTAAAAGTGTCATCAAAATGTTGCTGAACAAACCTGCCCAATTTTCTGAGCCTGTGATATCAACACAGACTCTCTCCCAGATTAATTCACCAGTGTCAGACAAGAACGTCAAGAAACCAGTCAGGTTAAAATTGTCCACTGAGAGTACCCCAGTGTCTCAGATAGGGCCGGCAGGGGATGCTTCATATGGTCATGCAGCTCCCACTGCCATTACTGGTTCTATGGACACAGGCAGACCATCCACCTCAAGTGTAGGGATGGATATAAAGAAAAAG ATAAAGAAAACCAAGAGGAAACAGTCAGTGTCAATTCTTGACGAAGAGGATGATGATGACGAAGAGTATGATGAAGAagaagatgatgatgacgatgatcTGATGGAGGATGATTtggatgataatgatgatgagaTGGACTGGGAGTTTGAAACCCAGGATGGAAACCTCATTATCGCTGATGAAACTCCCAAGAAAAGTACCAAAAAGACACCGCCAAGCAAAAAGAAAGGAAAGAAAG ATGAAAATCAGTCAAATTCAGGAGCAGGGAAAGAAAAGAAGGGTCCA AAggagaaaaagagaaaaaggtTAACAGCATACACAATGTGGTGCAACAGCGTACGCTACAAAGTGCTGAATGAAAACCCAGGAATTG ACTTTGCACAGCTGAGTAGAAGACTAGGGGAGATATGGCAGAGTGTTCCAGCCAAAGATAAAATG GCTTGGAAAAGAAAAGCCAAGAGAGAAGCCCGTAAACTGCTGGGGAAAGGCTTGCTGATAACAACAGGGAAAGGAGGAGGTTCCAGCCAGAGTCAGACCAGTGTCTCTGGGGCCCAAGCCGTACCCAGCAGCTCCACTACTCCACCCCCTATATACCACCCCCCAATCAGACATCACTCGGGCAAACATCACTCATCCAACAACTCCACTGCTACTGTGTCTGCTGCCAAGCTACAGGAGGACCAGTCTGGTAGTCCATCTAAG ATGCTTGGCATTGATCCTATTGATACGGCAGCACACCTGAAATTAGTGGGGGATTCTCTCAGTATTATTGGAATCCGACTGCAAGAACACAGA GGCCTGATAGCTGTACAGGGCAGTCTGTCTGTCCTGTTGGACTCCCTGCTGTGTGCCGTGGGGCCCCTCATGTGTCTGACCACACAAGTCCCCGAACTCAACGGATGCTCTGCAAAAACTCACACCCGTGTTCTGGACAATATCGCTTACATCATGCCGGGATTGTAG
- the LOC105325112 gene encoding uncharacterized protein isoform X1 — MMASKRKREDDFEYAPSSAKMSKNEDSSSVSRSGRARKKPARFLDQDEGDEGSPETQEVETKPVPVEIQVLKSSPNLLTAPPQIISSTPQLIMAAPQIISADSQLISNPTQLISVAPQSVNTAPQLISSIPQLISSAPQLITSISQLINTSPQLIASSPQVISGTPQMIVSPESIIQPKIESSDTPKQSRVRKKSAKVIEMEEFEKAEKVKSTKKMQKVGSPEFSTLTASTAAGGIQPQILQAANIQLNLMNALNTSTSTDVQSSLLAHLRKNPQLVRVVDDQKLGSIKTEPMLVSGPFVSPGEAVMGDQIGSVKDEPIDTVDPNILLPQSAPGSALLTHLTKMAQQEGNVSPTKSPPKKKTPKAKTVKEEPVTSMAGDSQSKSVIKMLLNKPAQFSEPVISTQTLSQINSPVSDKNVKKPVRLKLSTESTPVSQIGPAGDASYGHAAPTAITGSMDTGRPSTSSVGMDIKKKIKKTKRKQSVSILDEEDDDDEEYDEEEDDDDDDLMEDDLDDNDDEMDWEFETQDGNLIIADETPKKSTKKTPPSKKKGKKDENQSNSGAGKEKKGPKEKKRKRLTAYTMWCNSVRYKVLNENPGIDFAQLSRRLGEIWQSVPAKDKMKRKRRDLTLADKYEAVKLLEQKLSQAEVAKRMGCSQPQICTLSKNRESIKADYKASENPQRKRQRFGKAPSVEGALKEWFTMARSKDIPLSSTVLQEKATSLATTMQIEDFNPTAGWLYRWKQRNNVGHKKLHEEKKDADSQAAEHWTTRVLPELLQKYAEDDVYNADEAGIYYRALPDGTLNFKSEKTKDRVTALVCVNMTGTDKRKLLVIGKSRDPRSFRGKKSLPVTYKSSKNAWMTGDIFREWLQEFNRDMVRQRRKVLLLVDKCSAHPTEAAVGLSNVRMEFLPENMMPMIQPCGMGIIRNLKFLYRTGVVRKLVEDIDSGSTATDHARKLTMLDAVHLLSKAWKNVKMITIVNCYRKTGFLPEEVEAEEEIVVPDGMTREEFYEYVDHDKDLECHRLPSDEDLHAKFIKDESSDIEESNEEETETGSGDLDDEPPTSINGANKCMEYIRRFLEENGCDDDFSDYYGLLEKCEIIALKNKKADQDRVHGLDSVKIEPFTE; from the exons ATGATGGCAAGcaaaagaaagagagaagaTGATTTTGAATACGCGCCATCGTCAGCTAAGATGAGCAAAAATGAAGACA GTTCCAGTGTCTCAAGGTCTGGTCGAGCTAGGAAAAAACCAGCCCGGTTTTTGGACCAAGATGAGGGAGACGAAGGTTCCCCAGAGACTCAAGAGGTGGAAACAAAACCAGTGCCTGTGGAGATTCAGGTCCTGAAGTCCAGCCCCAACCTCCTAACAGCCCCGCCTCAGATAATCTCCTCTACACCTCAACTCATCATGGCTGCTCCCCAGATCATCAGTGCAGACTCTCAGCTCATCAGTAATCCTACACAGTTGATCAGTGTGGCTCCTCAGTCAGTCAACACAGCTCCTCAGTTGATCAGCTCCATTCCTCAGCTCATCAGCTCTGCTCCTCAGTTGATTACTTCAATTTCTCAGTTGATCAATACTTCTCCACAATTAATTGCCTCCTCGCCGCAAGTAATTTCTGGCACCCCTCAGATGATAGTGTCTCCAGAGTCAATCATCCAACCAAAAATAGAATCATCAGACACCCCAAAGCAATCCAGG GTCAGGAAGAAATCTGCCAAAGTGATAGAAATGGAGGAATTTGAAAAGGCAGAAAAGGTCAAATCCACTAAAAAGATGCAGAAAGTTGGCAGTCCAGAATTCAGCACACTTACGGCATCTACAGCTGCTGGAGGGATACAGCCTCAGATCCTACAGGCTGCCAACATACAGTTGAATCTCATGAATGCTTTGAATACATCAACATCCACTGATGTTCAGTCCTCGCTCCTCGCACACTTGAGAAAAAACCCTCAGCTGGTAAGAGTTGTTGATGACCAGAAACTCGGATCCATCAAGACAGAACCAATGCTGGTTTCCGGCCCATTTGTAAGCCCTGGTGAGGCTGTGATGGGGGACCAGATTGGCAGTGTGAAAGATGAACCAATAGACACAGTAGATCCCAATATCCTATTGCCTCAGTCTGCCCCTGGCTCAGCCCTACTCACACATCTGACTAAAATGGCTCAACAGGAGGGCAATGTATCACCAACTAAATCCCCACCAAAGAAGAAAACGCCCAAAGCCAAAACTGTGAAAGAAGAACCTGTGACAAGCATGGCTGGGGATTCACAGAGTAAAAGTGTCATCAAAATGTTGCTGAACAAACCTGCCCAATTTTCTGAGCCTGTGATATCAACACAGACTCTCTCCCAGATTAATTCACCAGTGTCAGACAAGAACGTCAAGAAACCAGTCAGGTTAAAATTGTCCACTGAGAGTACCCCAGTGTCTCAGATAGGGCCGGCAGGGGATGCTTCATATGGTCATGCAGCTCCCACTGCCATTACTGGTTCTATGGACACAGGCAGACCATCCACCTCAAGTGTAGGGATGGATATAAAGAAAAAG ATAAAGAAAACCAAGAGGAAACAGTCAGTGTCAATTCTTGACGAAGAGGATGATGATGACGAAGAGTATGATGAAGAagaagatgatgatgacgatgatcTGATGGAGGATGATTtggatgataatgatgatgagaTGGACTGGGAGTTTGAAACCCAGGATGGAAACCTCATTATCGCTGATGAAACTCCCAAGAAAAGTACCAAAAAGACACCGCCAAGCAAAAAGAAAGGAAAGAAAG ATGAAAATCAGTCAAATTCAGGAGCAGGGAAAGAAAAGAAGGGTCCA AAggagaaaaagagaaaaaggtTAACAGCATACACAATGTGGTGCAACAGCGTACGCTACAAAGTGCTGAATGAAAACCCAGGAATTG ACTTTGCACAGCTGAGTAGAAGACTAGGGGAGATATGGCAGAGTGTTCCAGCCAAAGATAAAATG AAAAGGAAAAGGAGAGATCTGACGCTGGCTGACAAATATGAAGCAGTAAAGCTGTTAGAGCAGAAGTTATCACAAGCAGAGGTCGCTAAGCGAATGGGATGTTCACAACCTCAG atttgcACATTATCCAAGAACCGAGAATCCATCAAAGCTGACTACAAAGCGAGCGAAAATCCCCAGAGAAAACGACAGCGTTTTGGGAAGGCCCCCTCGGTCGAAGGAGCTCTTAAAGAATGGTTTACTATGGCTCGCAGCAAGGACATTCCATTATCAAGCACCGTCCTTCAGGAAAAAGCGACATCACTTGCCACAACCATGCAGATAGAAGACTTCAACCCCACCGCTGGATGGCTGTATAGATGGAAACAACGGAACAACGTGGGACATAAGAAGTTGCATGAAGAGAAGAAGGACGCCGACTCACAAGCTGCTGAACACTGGACAACCAGAGTTTTACCCGAGCTACTACAGAAATACGCCGAAGATGACGTCTACAACGCAGACGAGGCGGGGATTTACTACAGAGCCCTTCCAGATGGGACTTTGAACTTCAAGAGTGAAAAGACAAAGGACAGAGTGACAGCATTAGTGTGTGTTAACATGACAGGTACAGACAAGAGAAAACTGTTAGTGATTGGGAAAAGCCGTGATCCAAGGTCTTTCCGTGGGAAGAAGAGTCTACCAGTTACCTACAAGAGCTCAAAGAATGCCTGGATGACGGGTGACATTTTCCGCGAGTGGCTACAGGAATTCAACAGGGACATGGTGCGTCAAAGAAGGAAAGTGCTGCTGTTAGTGGACAAATGCTCGGCCCATCCCACGGAAGCTGCTGTAGGACTTAGCAACGTAAGAATGGAATTCCTGCCCGAAAACATGATGCCAATGATCCAGCCCTGCGGCATGGGAATCATTAGAAACCTGAAATTTTTATACCGAACAGGAGTTGTAAGGAAACTGGTGGAAGATATCGACAGTGGATCGACAGCCACAGACCATGCCAGGAAACTGACCATGCTGGATGCCGTTCATCTCCTATCTAAGGCTTGGAAGAATGTGAAAATGATTACCATTGTGAATTGCTATAGAAAGACTGGATTTCTACCGGAAGAAGTTGAAGCTGAGGAAGAGATTGTTGTTCCTGATGGCATGACGAGAGAAGAGTTCTATGAGTACGTCGACCACGACAAGGACTTGGAGTGCCATAGGCTTCCTTCCGATGAAGACCTGCAtgcaaaatttataaaagatgAGTCCAGTGATATAGAAGAGAGTAACGAGGAAGAGACTGAGACCGGGAGTGGGGACCTCGATGATGAACCTCCCACAAGTATAAATGGTGCCAACAAGTGCATGGAGTACATTCGGAGGTTCTTGGAGGAAAATGGCTGTGACGATGATTTCAGTGACTACTATGGACTTCTGGAGAAATGTGAAATCATTGCCCTCAAGAACAAAAAGGCAGACCAAGACAGAGTTCATGGATTGGATTCCGTGAAAATTGAACCCTTTACAGAGTGA
- the LOC105325113 gene encoding phospholipase A-2-activating protein translates to MEGYKLRSCIVGHEKDVRAVTPTLFPSDGILSGSRDVTARVWIPNEMDPGFHPGLLMRGHSNFVSAVCVMPPDSTYEQGLLITGSNDKTILGYTPDSPEPVFKLTGHEGNVCTLAAGKFGTLLSGSWDKTARVWLNQKCVMTLKGHEAAVWAVGIMPEQGFMLTGSADKTIKLWRAGRCEITFKGHEDCIRGLAVLNNQEFISCSNDASLRRWSVSGDCLQVYYGHENFIYSVAVLPNGQDFISGGEDRTMRVWRDGKCVQTIAHPAQSVWAVCVLPCNGDIVSAASDGVIRVFTTKPERMAPTDEQKSFEEQVAASAIPKQLGDVKLEELPGPEVLLNPGSKDGQQKIIRRGPNAELHQWDSSKQEWTKVGDIVGSSGGTQQSSGKTLFEGKEYDYVFSVDIEDGKPPLKLPFNVTEDPWFAAQRFLDNNSLSQLFLDQVANFIIDNTKGVTLGQESSGYVDPFTGANRHVPGSSTNQAAASGTDPFTGGGRYIPGGQPTQPQSSLVDPFTGASRHQPSNVHVNLASNTYFPQKTYVTFETANPVQIINKLKEFNEKVGAENQLSTAELDSLQTLMEGKDVTDVHISNVSKVLDWPTEFIFPGLDVLRVAIRNQKVCDHVCSQPGFLERQVLFLAPSSPVPTQLLALRILANCFKHASGQRLLLAERETVITEALNCRLTPNKNVQVALATLLLNYSVCLQDMVDEEAGYSQCLLAVASVMENPLDPEAEFRLLVCLGTLICNDKSTRELAKSLELQNLIIPMQTRVEPKKVSECAGFVINRLQ, encoded by the exons atggAAGGATACAAACTACGCTCCTGCATAGTTGGGCATGAAAAAGATGTACGTGCCGTGACTCCAACATTATTTCCGAGTGATGGTATTCTTTCGGGATCCCGAGATGTTACAGCAAGAGTTTGGATACCAAATGA AATGGATCCCGGGTTTCACCCAGGTTTGCTGATGAGGGGTCATAGTAACTTTGTGTCAGCAGTGTGTGTTATGCCCCCTGATTCCACCTATGAACAAGGGTTACTCATCACAGGAAGTAATGATAAGACTATATTAGGATATACTCCAGACTCGCCAGAACCAGTCTTCAAACTTACAGGACACGAAGGAAATG TATGCACCCTGGCAGCAGGAAAATTTGGAACACTTCTAAGTGGATCATGGGACAAAACTGCAAGAGTTTGGTTAAACCAAAAATGTGTCATGACTCTGAAAG GACATGAAGCAGCAGTTTGGGCTGTAGGAATAATGCCAGAACAGGGCTTCATGTTAACAGGGTCTGCTGACAAAACAATCAAGCTGTGGAGAGCTGGCAGGTGTGAGATTACATTCAAAG GACATGAGGACTGTATAAGAGGACTAGCCGTGTTGAACAACCAGGAGTTTATTTCCTGCTCCAATGATGCGTCTCTCCGTCGATGGTCCGTGTCAGGAGACTGTCTACAGGTTTATTACGGCCACGAGAACTTTATCTACAGCGTGGCTGTGTTACCCAATGGTCAGGACTTTATCAGTGGAGGTGAGGACAGGACCATGAGGGTATGGAGGGACGGAAAGTGTGTACAGACCATCGCCCATCCTGCCCAGTCTGTCTGGGCCGTGTGTGTTCTTCCATGCAATGGAGATATTGTTTCAGCAGCAAG TGATGGTGTAATACGAGTGTTTACAACAAAACCAGAGAGAATGGCCCCTACAGATGAGCAGAAATCTTTTGAGGAGCAGGTAGCAGCCTCTGCAATACCCAAACAGCTCGGGGACGTAAAGTTAGAGGAGCTGCCAGGACCAGAGGTCCTTCTTAATCCTG GTAGCAAAGATGGCCAGCAGAAGATCATCAGGCGAGGTCCAAATGCTGAGCTCCACCAATGGGATTCAAGCAAACAGGAGTGGACCAAGGTCGGGGACATTGTGGGCTCCAGTGGGGGCACTCAGCAGTCATCCGGAAAAACTCTGTTTGAGGGGAAG GAGTATGACTATGTGTTTAGTGTGGATATTGAGGATGGTAAACCCCCCTTGAAGCTCCCCTTCAATGTTACAGAGGACCCCTGGTTTGCAGCACAGAGATTCTTGGATAATAATAGCTTAAGTCAGTTGTTTCTAGATCAGGTGGCCAACTTCATCATCGACAATACCAAAGGAGTAACCCTGGGGCAGGAGAGTTCCGGATATGTGGACCCCTTCACAG GTGCCAACAGACATGTTCCAGGATCCAGCACTAATCAGGCCGCGGCCTCTGGAACTGACCCGTTTACCGGAGGGGGGCGTTACATTCCTGGGGGTCAGCCCACTCAACCTCAGAGCTCTCTGGTCGATCCATTCACAG GGGCATCCAGACACCAACCTAGCAACGTCCATGTTAACCTGGCCAGTAATACATATTTCCCACAGAAGACCTACGTCACATTTGAAACTGCCAACCCTGTTCAGATTATCA ACAAGTTAAAGGAGTTTAATGAGAAGGTTGGGGCTGAGAACCAGCTAAGTACGGCTGAACTAGATTCCCTGCAGACACTGATGGAGGGCAAGGATGTGACAGATGTCCATATCTCCAATGTCAGCAAGGTCCTGGACTGGCCCACTG AGTTTATTTTCCCAGGCCTGGATGTCCTACGCGTAGCCATCAGGAACCAGAAGGTGTGCGACCACGTCTGTAGTCAGCCGGGTTTCCTGGAGCGACAGGTTCTGTTCCTGGCCCCAAGCTCTCCCGTCCCCACCCAGCTCCTCGCCCTCAGGATCCTGGCCAACTGTTTCAAACACGCGAGTGGGCAGCGGCTGTTACTGGCCGAGCGGGAGACCGTGATAACTGAGGCCCTGAACTGTCGACTGACCCCCAATAAAAACGTACAGGTCGCCCTGGCCACCCTGCTACTGAACTACTCAGTATGTTTACAGGACATGGTCGACGAAGAGGCGGGCTACTCCCAGTGTCTGCTGGCCGTCGCTAGCGTGATGGAAAACCCGCTGGACCCAGAGGCTGAATTCCGATTACTTGTTTGTTTAGGGACACTGATTTGTAATGACAAGAGCACCAGGGAGCTAGCTAAGTCCCTAGAGCTGCAGAATCTTATTATTCCAATGCAGACCCGAGTCGAACCTAAGAAAGTGAGCGAGTGTGCAGGATTCGTGATAAATCGTTTACAATag